Genomic window (Granulicella arctica):
GGGCGAGTAAAGCTGCGTTGAAGCGGGTCGTCTTCTCCGGTGTAGGGAAGCAGGTCTGGGAGATCGACGCCGCGTTGAAGGCGGAGATCCTGATCTTCAATGTGGAGAGCGAGGCGGAGCTTGCGCTGCTGGCGGAGCGGGCAGAGGCGCTGGGGAAGCAGGCTCGGTTTGCGCTCCGGGTGAATCCGGATGTGTTCGCGGACACGCATCCTTATATATCGACGGGGCTGCGTGAGCATAAGTTCGGGATTGATATTGGGCTGGCGCGGGCGATCTACCGGAAGGCTGCACGGAGCAGATGGCTTGATCCTGCGGGCGTGAGCGTTCATATCGGGTCGCAGATTCGTGCGGTTGAGCCGTTCGCGGCTGCGCTGGAACGGGTGCTGGCTTTGATCGGGGAGTTGAAACGGGATGGGCTCGATATCCGATATGTGGATGTTGGTGGCGGCCTCGGGATTGAGTATGGTGCGGCTGCGTTCGATCCGGCTGAGCAGGTAAAGAGCTATGCGGCGGCATTGACGGCGGCTTCGGGATTGCACCTGCTGCTGGAGCCGGGACGGTTCATCGTGGCACAGGCGGGCGGGCTGCTGACGCGAGTGCTGTATGTGAAGAAGAACGGTGCGAAGACGTTCGTGATTACGGATGCGGGGATGAACGACCTGATTAGGCCATCGCTCTACCAGGCGCACCACGAGATTCTGCCGGTTCGGCAGGGAACCGCGACGGAGCAGGTGGTGGATGTGGTTGGGCCAGTATGTGAGTCGGGGGACTTCTTCGCGCGGGATCGTAAGCTGCCGAAGGTGAAGCCGGGCGAGCTCATGGTGCTGCTGGATGCGGGAGCGTATGGGATGAGTCTCAGCTCGAACTACAACACGCGGGTGCGGCCTGCGGAGGTGCTGGTGGAGGGTTCGGCGGCGCGGCTGATTCGGCGGCGGGAGACGATGAAGGACCTCTTTGTAGCTGAAATCCTGGATTAATAAGACTGAAGAACTTGACAAATCCTCAGGCCCCACGCCTCGCAAATCCCGGGCGTAGGCCCCAGGCAGGGGTACTTCGGGGGTACCAGGTACTCCGCTAACTCGCCTGTTTTGAAGACTTTGGTACTTCAGGTACAGGGGGGTGGGGGGCACCTCGCACAAGGCGTTCCGAGCGCGAAATGGCTATCGCACGGACATGCTAAACTCGCAAGGTTGAAGAGCCGTGAATTCAAACGGCGCGCATAGATCACTGTTGAGGGAACACCATGTCCGGCCATTCAAAATGGGCAACCATCAAGCACAAGAAGGGCGCAACCGACGCCAAGCGTGGAAAGATCTTCACGCGTCTGATCAAGGAAATTACGATTGCTGCGAAGGGCGGCGGTGGCGATCCTGACGGCAATCCTCGCTTGCGAACGGCGATAGCTGCGGCCAAAGCGGAGAACATGCCAGCCGACAATATCAAGCGGGCGATCCAGCGCGGCACGGGCGAGCTCGAGGGCGTGAACTACGACGAGATTACGTATGAGGGCTACGGTCCGGGTGGCGTGGCGGTGATCGTCGATGTGCTGACGGACAATAAGAACCGGGCAGTGAGCGAGATTCGTCATGCGTTTTCGAAGAACGGCGGAAACCTGGGCGAGTCGAACTCAGTGTCGTGGATGTTCTCGAAGAAGGGCGTGATCGTGGTGGCGAAGTCGGCAGCTTCTGAAGAGAAGCTTACGGAGATCGTGCTCGATGCGGGGGCGGAAGACCTTTCGGATGAAGGCGACAATTGGGAGGTGCTATGTGCTCCTGCGGACTACGAAGCGGTGACGAATGCTTTGAAGGCGGCGAAGATTACGCCTGAGCACGGTGAGGTGACGATGATTTCGTCGACCTATACGAAGCTCGAAGGCGCGCCGGCAGGGCAGATGATGCGACTGCTTGAGGTGCTGGAAGACCTTGACGATGCGCAGAATGTGTACTCGAACTTTGACATGGACGAGGC
Coding sequences:
- the lysA gene encoding diaminopimelate decarboxylase; the protein is MYRKRQLLCDGVDLTALAEEQGTPLYVYSADQILHRFSLFADAFTQPHTVCYSVKANSALAILRLLAEQGAGFDIVSGGELERVRRASKAALKRVVFSGVGKQVWEIDAALKAEILIFNVESEAELALLAERAEALGKQARFALRVNPDVFADTHPYISTGLREHKFGIDIGLARAIYRKAARSRWLDPAGVSVHIGSQIRAVEPFAAALERVLALIGELKRDGLDIRYVDVGGGLGIEYGAAAFDPAEQVKSYAAALTAASGLHLLLEPGRFIVAQAGGLLTRVLYVKKNGAKTFVITDAGMNDLIRPSLYQAHHEILPVRQGTATEQVVDVVGPVCESGDFFARDRKLPKVKPGELMVLLDAGAYGMSLSSNYNTRVRPAEVLVEGSAARLIRRRETMKDLFVAEILD
- a CDS encoding YebC/PmpR family DNA-binding transcriptional regulator produces the protein MSGHSKWATIKHKKGATDAKRGKIFTRLIKEITIAAKGGGGDPDGNPRLRTAIAAAKAENMPADNIKRAIQRGTGELEGVNYDEITYEGYGPGGVAVIVDVLTDNKNRAVSEIRHAFSKNGGNLGESNSVSWMFSKKGVIVVAKSAASEEKLTEIVLDAGAEDLSDEGDNWEVLCAPADYEAVTNALKAAKITPEHGEVTMISSTYTKLEGAPAGQMMRLLEVLEDLDDAQNVYSNFDMDEAAMAAAGH